From the genome of Leguminivora glycinivorella isolate SPB_JAAS2020 chromosome Z, LegGlyc_1.1, whole genome shotgun sequence, one region includes:
- the LOC125241862 gene encoding ras-GEF domain-containing family member 1B-like — translation MAMYYYASKLNEASCSGCNIKVPPPPSEPAPVPPPPTDHAPLPPDPALLHGTGLSYYDNDDYYSMVRGNKFMTENSCKHLVMNGGLNFVTQKGDATQLSAVGVKTLTTFVNCPVEKTDLEYKDGQLVSASLDSLVDMLRPGANKSYTFTFLLCSRLFIKPHELLGKLCKRYFKTYDKIGRAEVKDLVEKELTDMRALVRVLTQWTSMFPYDFRDDRVMALVRNITQRCAAEHMSSVRVEVSTMLEKLLDKLTALEQYEETLVEIPQVTSVEQLAQGDILTLCLTPAELANQLTIVELHRLSFVGPEEFVQTFAPTQPQQPTSSCGKTAINLHHIDMKSTRNLEAYADWFNRLSYLCATDILKAVKSKYRARVIEQWVMTARECFNLGNFNSLMAIISALNMSPVTRLKKTWSRTSGVCGQQLRQLELCVEPSGNHARYRAALAAAPTETAVPLLSVTCRDLHFANQGSSSKLSGNRVNFEKCSLLARHVSRQLAARRLCGDEPPAPAPPPPHAPAWRFLNDTPTLTETALELVSFEREPPVDHMEKERLKRLKAA, via the exons ATGGCTATGTATTACTACGCAAGTAAGCTGAATGAAGCATCATGTAGCGGGTGTAACATTAAAGTGCCGCCACCACCCAGCGAGCCAGCCCCCGTCCCTCCACCACCCACCGACCATGCTCCTCTTCCACCAGACCCGGCTCTGTTGCATGGCACTGGACTGTCTTACTATGAT AATGATGATTATTATTCCATGGTGAGAGGCAATAAATTTATGACTGAAAACTCTTGTAAACATCTTGTTATGAATGGTGGTTTAAATTTTGTCACCCAAAAAGGAGACGCTACTCAG ttgTCAGCTGTAGGTGTAAAAACCTTAACAACATTTGTGAATTGCCCGGTGGAAAAGACAGACCTAGAGTATAAAGATGGGCAGCTTGTTAGTGCTTCCCTGGACTCACTGGTAGACATGCTGCGGCCTGGAGCAAACAAATCATATACATTCACATTCCTattatgttcccgactttttaTTAAGCCTCATGAATTACTTGGAAAGCTATGTAAACGCTACTTCAAAACATATGATAAGATT GGAAGGGCAGAAGTAAAGGATTTAGTAGAAAAGGAGTTAACAGATATGAGAGCACTTGTGAGAGTATTGACACAGTGGACCAGTATGTTCCCCTATGATTTCCGTGATGATAGAGTTATGGCACTTGTTCGGAATATTACACAAag ATGTGCAGCAGAACACATGTCTTCAGTAAGGGTAGAAGTATCTACAATGTTGGAGAAACTTCTGGATAAATTAACAGCACTTGAGCAATATGAAGAAACATTGGTTGAGATACCTCAAGTGACATCAGTAGAACAGTTAGctcag GGTGATATTCTGACACTTTGCTTAACACCAGCCGAGCTAGCAAACCAATTGACCATAGTGGAGTTACATCGGCTGTCATTTGTTGGGCCAGAGGAATTTGTGCAAACTTTTGCTCCAACACAGCCACAACAACCAACATCTTCTTGCGGGAAGACAGCCATCAATCTCCACCACATTGACATGAAGAGCACTAGAAATCTGGAAGCTTATGCTGACTGGTTTAATAGACTCAGCTACTTATGTGCAACTGATATTTTAAAG GCTGTAAAAAGCAAATACAGAGCCCGAGTAATAGAACAGTGGGTTATGACGGCTAGAGAATGTTTCAACCTAGGAAATTTCAACTCCCTCATGGCCATCATTAGTGCGCTGAACATGTCTCCAGTAACACGTCTTAAGAAAACG TGGAGCCGCACGTCTGGCGTTTGCGGCCAGCAACTGCGTCAGTTGGAATTATGTGTTGAACCGAGTGGAAACCACGCAAG GTACCGAGCAGCATTAGCCGCTGCACCAACTGAAACTGCCGTGCCGTTGCTGTCTGTCACGTGCAGGGACCTGCATTTTGCTAATCAAGGCTCGTCATCAAA GTTGAGTGGTAACCGCGTGAACTTCGAGAAGTGTTCGCTGCTGGCGCGGCACGTGAGCCGGCAGCTGGCGGCGCGGCGGCTGTGCGGCGACGAGCCgccggcgcccgcgccgccgccgccgcacgcGCCCGCCTGGCGCTTCCTCAACGACACGCCCACGCTCACTGAGACCG CACTGGAACTCGTGTCGTTCGAGCGAGAGCCGCCTGTTGACCACATGGA